A portion of the Falco naumanni isolate bFalNau1 chromosome 9, bFalNau1.pat, whole genome shotgun sequence genome contains these proteins:
- the CH25H gene encoding cholesterol 25-hydroxylase produces MNCSLPGRALLSRHAMDGQQDRLCLQSLWDFVTAKEPLIKSPFFPVLFSFTAYMAFCLPYIALDFLSTRLPNLRKYKIQPQNYPTLGMMVPCIIQSAYHHVVLIFPVTFLHWYWRPVNLPVIAPELPEVLLEVGVCLLLFDFEYFLWHLLHHKVSWLYKTFHKVHHKHVSTFALTTQYSSVWELLSLGFFAAINPVFLGCHPLTEMIFFLVNIWLSVEDHSGYDLPWSTHRLVPFGLYGGAPHHDLHHLKFKSNYAPYFTHWDKLFGTFTESHSN; encoded by the coding sequence ATGaactgcagcctgccaggcagAGCGCTGCTCAGCCGCCACGCAATGGATGGACAGCAGGACAGGTTGTGCCTTCAGTCTCTTTGGGACTTTGTCACAGCAAAGGAGCCATTGATCAAGTCACCgttttttccagtgctgttttcttttacagcatACATGGCTTTCTGTCTTCCATATATTGCACTGGACTTTTTAAGCACCAGGCTACCAAActtgagaaaatacaaaatccaGCCACAGAACTATCCAACTCTTGGAATGATGGTGCCTTGCATTATTCAAAGTGCATATCACCATGTTGTTTTAATCTTCCCAGTGACATTTCTCCACTGGTACTGGAGACCAGTGAATCTACCAGTGATAGCTCCAGAGCTGCCAGAGGTCCTGCTGGAAGTAGGAGTTTGCCTGCTTCTCTTTGATTTTGAGTACTTCCTGTGGCATTTGCTTCATCACAAGGTGTCTTGGCTCTACAAGACCTTCCACAAGGTACATCACAAACATGTGTCAACATTTGCTCTTACTACACAGTATTCCAGTGTATGGGAATTGCTCTCACTGGGATTTTTTGCTGCTATCAACCCGGTGTTCCTCGGATGCCATCCTTTGACAGAAatgattttcttccttgtaaaCATTTGGTTGTCAGTGGAGGACCATTCAGGATACGACCTTCCGTGGTCAACTCACCGACTTGTGCCTTTTGGTTTGTATGGAGGAGCACCACATCATGATCTCCATCACCTGAAATTCAAGTCAAACTATGCTCCTTACTTCACCCACTGGGACAAACTCTTTGGGACATTCACAGAGTCGCATTCTAATTAA